One window from the genome of Sphaerotilus microaerophilus encodes:
- a CDS encoding response regulator gives MPARTIAIVEDEQDIRDNYADAFRRAGYLVEGYTNRAEALAAFARTLPDLALLDIHLPPDAEGGMELCRALRARSATLPIIFLTNYDSELDIISGLRLGADDYLVKAHITLRHLLARVAALFRRQEALQQAAGGEEEVEVGALRLHPERFEARWAGRLVDLSVTEFEIVRALTRHVGHIKDREQLMKSAGIYVEPNTMTSHIKRIRAKFEAADATFSMIDTVYGKGYRWNGAAQR, from the coding sequence ATGCCCGCCAGGACCATCGCCATCGTCGAGGACGAACAGGACATCCGCGACAACTATGCCGATGCCTTCCGGCGCGCCGGCTACCTGGTGGAGGGGTATACGAACCGGGCCGAGGCGCTGGCGGCCTTTGCCCGCACGCTGCCGGACCTGGCGCTGCTGGACATCCACCTGCCGCCCGATGCCGAGGGCGGCATGGAGCTGTGCCGGGCGCTGCGCGCGCGCTCGGCCACGCTGCCGATCATCTTCCTGACCAACTACGACAGCGAGCTGGACATCATCTCCGGGCTGCGGCTGGGCGCGGATGACTACCTGGTGAAGGCGCACATCACGCTGCGGCACCTGCTGGCGCGGGTGGCGGCGCTGTTTCGCCGCCAGGAGGCGCTGCAGCAGGCGGCGGGCGGCGAGGAGGAGGTCGAGGTGGGCGCGCTGCGGCTGCACCCCGAGCGTTTCGAGGCGCGCTGGGCCGGGCGGTTGGTGGACCTGTCGGTCACCGAGTTCGAGATCGTGCGGGCGCTGACCCGCCACGTCGGCCACATCAAGGACCGTGAGCAGCTGATGAAGTCGGCCGGCATCTACGTCGAGCCCAACACGATGACCTCGCACATCAAGCGCATCCGCGCCAAGTTCGAGGCGGCGGATGCGACCTTCTCGATGATCGACACCGTCTACGGCAAGGGCTATCGCTGGAACGGCGCGGCGCAGCGATGA
- a CDS encoding ATP-binding protein, producing the protein MSAARRWRPGLNRWRPGLRLQWLALALGGLLLLPLLHERYVGELHQTLQEAQKATLLGVAPAYAAALQGRRADAVGSPLPQAQIERSGYQVWWLGGDLQVLQRWGSLVHKDPLFMADTGGNGSSGDEARAPDWLDRLALQGLHPLLQRRSPALADAERASAPLIDDVVHAARQGSIGLRAPGGRGEGAAPAAYAVAAPIWSANGEVAGVLLVEQGDELTGRVAQHLRERLLLTTLLGFGLIGGAFVWYAGRLARRILLLQRGTEQAHDERGRLQRAALPEDPRRDEIGELSRSIVRLLLRLDAQREHLQKFARLLTHELRTPLTMIRASLENLDEQQASPAQTVYFDRAQRGIERINLVLSSMSEASQLDAQLVRTPRIHYDLAAFLRDYVDAFACARPDRIFEMRVASQPLPVCGHPEWAAQMVDKLLSNACDFATPGTAIVVEALAQGPVPNTQVRLRVCNQGPTIEAGRSARLFEPFASERPPEAGGGAGDAPHLGIGLHVARLVAQYHGGEIRCVDRDDGAGVVFEITLPRSAQAG; encoded by the coding sequence ATGAGCGCTGCGCGCCGCTGGCGGCCGGGCCTGAACCGCTGGCGCCCCGGCCTGCGCCTGCAGTGGCTGGCACTGGCGCTGGGTGGGCTGCTGCTGCTGCCGCTGCTGCACGAGCGCTACGTCGGCGAGCTGCACCAGACCCTGCAGGAGGCGCAGAAAGCCACGCTGCTGGGGGTCGCGCCGGCCTACGCCGCGGCGCTGCAGGGCCGCCGGGCCGACGCGGTGGGCTCGCCGCTGCCGCAGGCGCAGATCGAGCGCAGCGGCTACCAGGTCTGGTGGCTGGGCGGCGACCTGCAGGTGCTGCAGCGCTGGGGCAGCCTGGTGCACAAGGATCCGCTGTTCATGGCCGACACGGGCGGCAACGGCAGCAGTGGCGATGAGGCCCGCGCGCCGGACTGGCTGGACCGCCTCGCGCTGCAGGGGCTGCACCCGCTGCTGCAGCGGCGCTCGCCTGCGCTGGCCGATGCCGAGCGGGCCAGCGCGCCGCTGATCGACGATGTGGTGCACGCCGCCCGCCAGGGCAGCATCGGCCTGCGTGCGCCGGGTGGCCGCGGTGAGGGCGCGGCCCCGGCGGCTTACGCGGTGGCTGCGCCGATCTGGTCGGCCAACGGCGAGGTCGCCGGCGTGCTGCTGGTCGAACAGGGCGACGAGCTGACGGGGCGCGTGGCGCAGCACCTGCGCGAGCGCCTGCTGCTGACGACGCTGCTGGGCTTCGGCCTGATTGGAGGCGCGTTCGTCTGGTACGCCGGGCGGCTGGCGCGGCGCATCCTGCTGCTGCAGCGCGGCACCGAGCAGGCGCACGACGAACGGGGCCGGCTGCAGCGCGCGGCGCTGCCCGAGGACCCGCGCCGCGACGAGATCGGCGAGCTGTCGCGCAGCATCGTGCGCCTGCTGCTGCGCCTGGACGCGCAGCGCGAGCACCTGCAGAAGTTCGCCCGCCTGCTCACGCACGAGCTGCGCACGCCGCTGACGATGATCCGCGCCTCGCTGGAGAACCTGGACGAGCAGCAGGCCTCGCCCGCGCAGACGGTGTACTTCGACCGCGCCCAGCGCGGCATCGAGCGCATCAACCTGGTGCTGTCGTCGATGAGCGAGGCCTCGCAGCTGGACGCGCAGCTGGTGCGCACGCCGCGCATCCACTACGACCTGGCGGCCTTCCTGCGCGACTACGTGGACGCCTTTGCCTGTGCCCGCCCGGACCGCATCTTCGAGATGCGCGTGGCCAGCCAGCCGCTGCCGGTGTGCGGCCACCCGGAGTGGGCCGCGCAGATGGTGGACAAGCTGCTGTCCAACGCCTGCGACTTCGCCACGCCGGGCACCGCCATCGTCGTCGAGGCCCTGGCGCAGGGGCCGGTCCCCAACACCCAGGTGCGGCTGCGCGTGTGCAACCAGGGCCCGACCATCGAGGCGGGCCGCTCGGCGCGGCTGTTCGAGCCCTTTGCCTCGGAGCGCCCGCCCGAGGCGGGCGGCGGCGCCGGTGACGCGCCCCACCTGGGCATCGGCCTGCACGTGGCCCGGCTGGTGGCGCAGTACCACGGCGGCGAGATCCGCT
- a CDS encoding tetratricopeptide repeat protein: protein MALLACTVALTPGWAATPGAAAPTATPAKSATTAAPPAVQLERAVGEARQHLALDRPEAVAAALEPLLKSPNVGAAPAEALLRAQAWELLATGQERCGRFDAAHTAHRQAVAAFTTAVGAQDRRTLDARRLLALSLRDVQREDEAERHFRQVLADRLRAQPVDAAAAATDHRLLVEHFLQPRWRLAEAESVLQQAIAWRRQVPGFREEQLVAEWVTLAGLQLNQGRPSDAESVLLRLLERAQADPAAMPDSERLRAHVLLGRVQMRQGRYTLAEQALRQAVDQFERTRLGSRVADLHGAPLQLAEALAHQERLPEAEKLLRIELQRLSGQVRGEFHPRLWPVQRRLGLLLIDLERGSEAEALLRQVAAATTRLRSPRHPETALAEADLASALSDLQRYGDSERLLKRALQSLSQTVGPVSEPVSRLRVQLANMYLEWGRFGAAASTFRAELQAVQARLGPRHPEVATTQSQLAIALMRQGRLADAAVLLRQALVIREAQQPPVPAQVAETLGWLGQVYMDADDLARAEEILQRALALRRQLATHRHDAAVLTVQGHLAGVWSLSGKLDASEAMLREAIASAEALNPTDPFRIPNLLVGQAGNLRRKGDFAGARALVERALQVRQQALGTESGQTAIVETALARILTAMGQPQEARARLGHAIAVFDRSDDLRETPFMARARLRLAEALRAEGRPAEARKEAATALRLFERAYGPRHDDSNEARKLQPPGRGPCGPPVTSVRQAGGRRLATMRPFPRSPAAVRVPRPRRRQAR from the coding sequence ATGGCACTCCTCGCCTGTACGGTGGCGCTGACACCGGGCTGGGCCGCCACGCCAGGGGCCGCGGCCCCGACGGCCACACCAGCCAAGTCAGCCACAACGGCTGCACCGCCCGCCGTCCAACTCGAACGGGCCGTCGGCGAGGCTCGCCAGCACCTGGCGCTCGACCGCCCCGAGGCCGTGGCCGCCGCCCTGGAGCCGTTGCTGAAATCGCCGAATGTGGGTGCAGCGCCTGCCGAGGCCTTGCTGCGCGCGCAGGCCTGGGAGCTGCTCGCCACCGGGCAGGAGCGCTGTGGCCGCTTCGATGCGGCCCACACCGCGCACCGCCAGGCCGTGGCCGCCTTCACCACCGCCGTGGGCGCGCAGGACCGCCGCACGCTCGATGCCCGCCGGCTGCTGGCCCTGTCGCTGCGTGACGTGCAGCGCGAGGACGAGGCCGAGCGCCACTTCCGCCAGGTGCTGGCCGACCGGCTGCGTGCCCAGCCGGTGGACGCTGCGGCGGCAGCCACCGACCACCGCCTGCTGGTGGAGCACTTCCTGCAGCCGCGCTGGCGCCTGGCCGAGGCAGAGAGCGTGCTCCAGCAGGCCATCGCCTGGCGCCGCCAGGTGCCAGGCTTTCGCGAAGAGCAGCTGGTGGCCGAGTGGGTGACGCTCGCCGGCCTGCAGCTGAACCAGGGCCGGCCCAGCGACGCCGAATCGGTGCTGCTGCGGCTGCTCGAACGCGCCCAGGCCGACCCGGCCGCCATGCCGGACAGCGAACGCCTGCGCGCCCACGTGCTGCTGGGCCGCGTGCAGATGCGCCAGGGGCGCTACACCCTTGCAGAGCAGGCGCTGCGCCAGGCGGTGGATCAGTTCGAGCGGACCCGCCTCGGCAGCCGCGTGGCCGATCTGCACGGCGCACCGCTGCAGCTGGCCGAGGCGCTGGCCCACCAGGAGCGTCTGCCGGAGGCCGAGAAGCTGCTGAGGATCGAGTTGCAGCGGCTGTCGGGCCAGGTGCGCGGCGAGTTCCATCCGCGCCTGTGGCCGGTGCAGCGCCGCCTGGGCCTCCTGCTGATCGACCTGGAACGCGGCTCCGAAGCCGAAGCACTGCTGCGCCAGGTGGCTGCGGCCACCACCCGCCTGCGCAGCCCCCGGCACCCGGAGACCGCCCTGGCCGAGGCCGACTTGGCGAGCGCGCTGAGCGACCTGCAGCGCTATGGCGACAGTGAACGGCTGCTGAAGCGCGCGCTGCAGTCGCTGTCACAGACCGTGGGGCCTGTGAGCGAGCCGGTCTCGCGCCTGCGGGTGCAGCTGGCCAACATGTACCTGGAGTGGGGCCGCTTCGGGGCGGCCGCGAGCACCTTCCGCGCCGAACTACAGGCCGTTCAGGCCCGGCTCGGGCCCCGTCACCCGGAGGTGGCAACCACCCAGTCCCAGCTGGCCATTGCCTTGATGCGCCAGGGCCGGCTGGCCGATGCGGCGGTGCTGTTGCGCCAGGCGCTGGTGATCCGTGAGGCCCAGCAGCCCCCCGTACCGGCGCAGGTGGCCGAGACGCTCGGCTGGCTGGGGCAGGTCTACATGGATGCCGATGACCTCGCACGCGCCGAGGAGATCCTGCAGCGTGCCCTGGCCCTGCGGCGGCAACTGGCGACCCACCGCCATGACGCGGCGGTGCTCACGGTGCAGGGCCACCTGGCCGGCGTCTGGAGCCTGTCCGGCAAGCTCGACGCCTCGGAGGCGATGCTGCGCGAGGCCATTGCCAGCGCCGAGGCCTTGAACCCGACCGACCCGTTTCGGATCCCCAACCTGCTGGTCGGCCAGGCCGGCAACCTGCGCCGCAAGGGGGATTTCGCAGGCGCGCGGGCCCTGGTGGAACGGGCGCTGCAGGTGCGCCAGCAGGCGCTCGGCACGGAGTCCGGCCAGACGGCCATCGTCGAGACCGCCCTCGCCCGGATCCTGACCGCGATGGGCCAGCCCCAGGAGGCGCGCGCGCGGCTCGGCCACGCCATCGCGGTCTTCGACCGCAGCGACGACCTGCGCGAGACCCCGTTCATGGCGCGTGCCCGCCTGCGCCTGGCCGAGGCGCTGCGCGCCGAGGGTCGCCCGGCCGAAGCCAGGAAGGAGGCAGCCACCGCCCTGCGCCTGTTCGAACGCGCCTACGGCCCCCGCCACGACGACAGCAACGAAGCCCGCAAACTACAACCACCTGGGC